Genomic DNA from Shouchella patagoniensis:
TAGCGCGATTTTCCAACGGCTTTTTAATAGATGCATCTGCATCACGTCCTTTCGTCACTTCTTGTTGGAAGCGTTTTCTATTTACATTGTAAAGGGACTCTTTTTATGTAAGAATCCCAAAAGTTACGATTATATCTGTTTTTTTCTTGTTTCATGGCTCGCATTTAAACGCCGATAATGGGTTGGTGTTAATCCGACTTGTTTCTTAAACACTTGCACGAAATATTTGTATTCTTTGTAGCCAACATATTCAGCAATTTCAAACACTTTATTGGACGTGTTGAGCAACAACTCTGATGACTTTTGGATGCGCAAACCATTTAAATACTCTGAAAAACTCTGACCTGTTTCTTGCTTAAAAAGCATGCTGAAATAATTTGGTGTAATGAAATGGAGCTCTGCCACTTCAGCCGCCCGCAAGTCCTGCTGGTAATGTTTGTTAATATAGCGTTTAATATTCTCAATCACCCAATGGTTGTGTTCGTTTTCTTTCAGCTCACCAAGAAAACCAACCATGTCCCGAAGGAAGATCTGTTCAATCGCCGTAGACGTGTTGAGTAAACGGAGATCCACTTCTCCTTGCAACCGAAGTTCAATATCGTCGAATGCTTTATTTGGCAACCGTTCTTGCAACTTTCGTTTGAGCACTAACTCTAGCTCCCGGCACACATGCACGATATGGCTTAGCGATTGGCCCTTCGCCGCTAACTCTGACACCGTTTGCGCGATACACGTTTCCACTCTGCTCTCGTCATGCTTCAGCACGGCTTCCAATAAAGCTACTTCTGCTTCTGCTGGATACAACGTTACCTTGTCGCTTTGTACACCTTCAAAAGAAATGCCCTCTCCGTGGCCCCGCTGATGATCGAGCAGCCGTAGCGCTTGCTGGTAATGAGAAAAACAAGTGGAAAACGAGCCACCAATCGAGGAAGCTACCGTTTGAAGCGGGTATGGGGTTTGCTTCATGACTTCTGTCCATACGTCGTGAATCCGCCAATTGGAGAGAACTTCAGGGTCCTCGCTGTAACAAAGCGTCAACAACTCATTTTCATGGCCAAACAGGGAAACTTGCTGAATCCCGCACGTTTCCAATGTCGTACCCACAACGCTTTTTACCATTTCATTCATTTGTTCAAACGTATCAAGTGGCAACGTCTCTTGGAGCTGGGAATAGCCAGACACTTCACTAATGAGCAGACGATAGGCCCCAAACAACGTATCTTGTTTGGCTTTGATCGTTTCTGAAACAGGTGTATGAAAGAGCGCATGGAGAAGCAATTGGGCAATCCAATCATGAACCTGACTGCGTTTCTTCTCTTTTTGCATCACAATTTTTTTGGTCACGATTCGAACAAGCCCCATTAATTCGTCCACATCCACTGGTTTAAGCAAATAGTCTTCGATCCCTAAACGCAGTGCCTGCCTCGCATAGTCGAAATTATCAAACCCACTAATGATGATCATTTTCGTATCGGGGTATTCTTGCACCATGTATTCTGCCAAAGCGAGCCCATCCATTTCTGGCATGGAGATATCCGTCAGAATCAAATCAATGGATTGTTGTTCCAGTTTTTGCAAGGCTTGCTTGCCATTAAAAGCGGTGTCTACGACTTCTACCCCTAGACTCTCCCATGGAATCGTTTGAACGAGCCCTTGGCAAATGACCGGTTCATCATCCACGATCAGCATCCGTATGTTCATGAGCCGCATCCTCCTTTTCAAGCAATTGTCTCCGCTCTGCTTCGCTTTCTACGTATGGAATGCGCACACGAATGTGGGCGCCTTTATCCGATGCGATCGCCATTAGTCCGCCATTTTCACCAAACGTCTTCACTAAGCGTTCATGCGTGTTTCGTAAAGCAAACCCATCGCCATCTCGGTTTTCTTCATTTAATGATTCGTTAAATACGTCCACGTCAACATGAAACCCTTTGCCGTTATCAAACACATCAATCAGAACAAATGCACCTTCCCGATACGCGCGAATGGTAATGGCATTCGCTTGATTTAATTCACGAAAACCGTGCCGAAGACTGTTTTCTACTAACGGTTGCAAGATCAGCTTTAAAATAAGGGCTTGTTCAATACTCGCTTCCATGCGGAGGGAAAACGTCAGCTGGCCGCCGAGCCGTCGCTTTTGCAACTCCAAATAGCTCTGGACATAATTCATTTCATCTTTGAGGGAAATCAACAGTTTGCCCTGGCTTAAGCTAATCCGGAACAATCCTGACAAATGCTCAATGCTTTTTCCCGTCTCAAATGCCTGCTCCAACCTTGCCGTCCAGCGGATCATATCCAATGTGTTGTACAAGAAGTGAGGATTAATCTGACTTTGCAACGCTTTTAACTCTGATTCTTTATTCTGAATTTCGAGTTTATACTTCGTCTCGATTAAATGCTGGATGCGAGCGACTGCTTTATTAAAGCGCGAACCTAACTGGCCAATTTCATCCTGTGAACGCACTTTTACTTGCGCAGTGAAATCGCCTTCTTCAAGGCGCTTTGTTTCCCGCGTCAGTTCTGTGATTGGTTTAATGATCGTCAACATAAACCCTGCAATCGCTACAAGACCGATCATACCTGCCACACTCATAATGATTTGCATCGTTTTACGAATGCCTATAAATTCGTCAAGAATATACTCTTCGCTTATGGTTGAAACGAGGGAGAGATCCGTGCCAGCTACTTTTCGAGTAACTCCATAATATGTTTCCCCGCGATCCTCATATTGGAAAAGGGCTTCCTCTGATTGCATGTTAAAAATAACATCCTCATTTGGATACAGATCACCAACAAGGTCTGGATTGCGATGAGAAAGAACAAGGCCCTCCTCTTGAAGCAAGATCATTTCATAGTTCGGATCCAAGTAGCTGTTTGTCATATGAGCAAACAATTCGCGCTCATCTAAGCGGATTTTCACTTGCCCAATCGGTTCGGAAATATCGTAAAGGTTGTTGATCACCCGAAACAGCGAAAGAATGGTGTAATTTCCCGTTGTCCAACCTCTTCGCGTTAAAATATACGGGTCCGTCCATACAACCTTGCCAAGTTCTTCGCGAGCTGTATCCTCCCAAAACGATTCATCACCGCCCATTCGCTCCCCAAGATGTAATTGAGCTCCATTGATTCCTTCAATCTGCGCAGAATTAAAATAGGTTTTATTGTTTAAATGAAACGTAAAAAAGCCGCGAATATGATCTTGAAGCCGTTGCATCTCTTCCGGCTCACTCTCCTCCCCGTCCACGGGAAGCGTCATGTATTGCCGAAACTCTTCGCTATAAATGATATAACTAGATAACTCTTCTACTTCTTCCATCACGTCAAGCAAATTTGATTCAATCTGCCGCAAGTTCTGTTCCGTTCGTTCAATCACTTGTTTTTCTAAGATAGCATTTGATTGATAGTAAACGAGTAAACTAATCGTTAAAGCTGGGATTAAAATAAGCGACAATAAGATCAATACCGATTTCCAGCGCAAACTCCAATGACGAAATGATCCCCATTTATTCATAGTAAGCGACAGTCCCTTTTCATTGAGTCGTTGGAAAAGAGCAGCGCCATTCAAGAAAGAATGCCCTGCTCTTTGTCATTTACTATAGCATCATTGCGCGTTTACCGTGTTTTGAATATTTTGCGCGGCTTCTTCTGGAGTCGAGCGACCAATGGTGATCGCTTGCAACTCATTTTGCAACACATTGTTGACCGCTTGTGGCAAGACCGCGTCATACACGGGGGCTGGCGGCGCTTCTTGTGATAGCTGCAACATGTCTAAAAACAAAGGATCAAGATCCGCCTCTTCAGGCATATCAACCTCAGCAGCCACTACACGACCTACACCAATTAAGTCCTGATAAAATTCTTCATTAAACATCCATTTCAAGAACGTCTCTCCTGCTTCTCTCTTTTCATCAGATAAATCCGCATTCAACGACCAGGCATTTCCATATACAGTTGAAATCGTACCAGAGTCACCTAAAGGAATCGGCGCAATGCCAACATTCATCTCATCCGTCTTATTCGTCAAAATGCTAATCGCGCCCCAGTTTCCATCAATGACCATCGCCGAACGTTCTTGCAAGAAATACTCAATCATCTGGTTATCATCGATCGTATTTAAATCTTCGTTAAATGCATCAATCTCCACTAACTCTTCAATCACTTCTAGCGCCTCAACAAACTCTGGGTCCGTGAACGAACGCTCTCCTTCAAGTACTTGCGGAATAAAATCATTTCCTGTAAAACGATCGGCAATCGTTGAAATGTATACCGATTGCAGTACCCAAGAAGCTGAATTTCCTAAAGCAATAGGCGTCGTGTCCTCATCACGTAAATCGCCAATCAGTTGTTTAAATTCATCGTACGTTTGTGGGAACTCATCGTACCCTAATTCATTTAACATATCGATATTATAAAAAACGAAGCTTGTTGGGTTTTGAACAGAAGGGATGGCATACGCTTCCCCATCAAACGTAAAATCAGCAAGCGCGTCTTCATTCAATAACCCATTGTCCGTCCAGTTGTCCAAAATATTAGTAAGTGAACCGACCGCTTCTCCATCTACAAGCGGCTGAAGCTCGGCTCCAGGCCACACTTGAAAGATGTCTGGCAGCTGTCCACCTGCAGCTTGCGTATTTAACCGTGTCCGGTAATCCGCATGAGGCGTCGTTTCGATGTTTAATTGAATATCATCATGTTCTTCATTAAATTGTTCGACCCGATCCACTGTTAATTTAAAGTCATCCCGGTCCGGATTCGCCGACGCCCAAAAGCTCAGCTCCACAACCTCATTACTACCTGATCCACTTGCATCTTCTGTATCCCCACCACAAGCCGCAAGCATCGTCAACATACACACGGCCGTACCTGTATAGACGTAATTCCGTCTCTCCCTGCCATTCAAGCTAATTCCCCCTTTTTTGAAATCGCTTTCAAAAATTATTATGACATATTCCTTTATTTAAAAAAGTCTAAAATATTAACATTACATCTATTAATTTATTGAATATGGGCCGTCGTTTGTATGACAGGAAAAAGCATGGGCGTGAATGACAAGTTGTTTATGAACATACGATATCGCTCACAAACATGCCAGCATCCACTTGATGATAAAAAAGCGCCAAAATGATGGTTATCATTTGGCGCTAAAGACACTACTTCTCTTTCTCGAAGGTGATCAATCCAATATTGAGGTGTTTTAAACAAAAAAGAGCAAACGATGGCCCGCTTACATATAAGCCCTAAGTTATCCCTTTCCAACACGGATTGGTTCTTATTCACGACTCCACTCTCCCATTAAAAAAGTTCGTTTTCATAAAAAAACAAAAAAGTTGCTGTTTTTCCACGGTTCTAGAAAAGCAGCAAGCTTGTTGTCTTATGAGTGGTAATAGTTTAGCACTTCTTTCCAGTCTGCTGGTTTCCCGTTCGCACGAAGCTCAGTTGCAACCTCTGCAAGCACCAGGCAAACGACCGATAAGAGAATTTAAAATTTGAATCATTCTTCCTATCATCCTTTTCAGATAATGTAAACGCATTCATTGTTTTGGCGACACTTATAGGAGCTATGGGTAAACATAGCTTATACTCGTTTTCCCATTTTATGTACGTATTTTTAAAGAAAAGAATTAATAAAACCACTCTACTTAAAGAGTGGTTTTATTAAGTAATGCATTACCCTTAGAAACGAAGATCAATAAGGAATACCATTATAATGCTCAAAAATCGAAACACTATACATGAAATTTGTTCCCACATTAATCGACTAATATATACATAATTCTCTTAATATAGGAGATCCTTATAGAAGTGCGAAATGAAAGGTGGCACAGAAAATGAAATTACTTAGGAGGATTGCGATGGGAATTATGAGTGGTAACCCACAAGACGAACCAATGCATTATGGAGAGGTTTTTAGCACTTGGAATTATTTAATGGTTTGTAACAAAAACATTGCTGATACTCAAATGTTACTAAATCATGTTGGTGATAATGATCTTAAGAAACTATTGCTTGAATCCATTGATGCTGCAAAATCAGAGGCTAAACAAATTTCAGAGTTGCTTAAAACGAATGGTGTGGCTTTACCACCAGCGGCACCCGAACCACCATCAGTGGATTTAAATGCTATTCCAGTCGGAGCTCGTTTCCCCGATCCTGATGTCGCAGCCACTGCTGCTGGAGCAACAGCGACTGGACTTGTCACATGTAGTCAAATCATGGCACAGTCCATTCGCGAAGACATTGCTATGATGTTTGGTCAATTTCACATGGCAAAAGCTACACTCGGCGCAAAATTTCTAAAACTAACAAAAGAAAAAGGATGGTTAATACCTCCCCCGTTACATCACTCCGAGACGGAAAAATAACATAGTAGTTGCTATTCGATTTCTACTACTAAACAAAGCCCACCGTCGCCTCTATCAGGCGACTTTTTTTGTCATAGGACAAGTTCCTTTTTGAAAAGTTCATGAGTTAATCGCGTTATTAAATAAAATTGAAGATAAGAATAAAGAAGTCACCATTCAACATTTAATTTACTTACAAGAGAATGGAATCATCGTAATGGAGGAAAAAGAACTCCTGTGTACAATTCCTAATAACGATACACGTGTACACCTTAGTTGAAGCACAAGCATTATAAAAGCCACCCACAGGGATAGGGGCGGCTGGAGTCGTGATGTGTGCTATCCTGGAGGGGAGAACACACATTACTTATAGTGAACCGTTTATTATTTATTTATACATCTAAATACTAAATAATCCCCGCTTTTGCGGGGATTTATCGAATGAGGTGAACTCGTCTCCTTTAGAAAACAGCCCGAACACAGTTAAGTGCATAAATAATATATATCAAAAGAACGATATTAAGTAGAACCTAATTTGAAAATTCTTTTTTTTAACAGCAAAATTGAAAGCCGCTGCATTCATAATTTATTCAGCACATGAAAGTTTCTCTATAGTAAAACAGTGCAGTTAAATAACCACTCTAAAAGCCGCAAAGTGATTCATTAAACGAATGAACATCCGCTTACTTTTGTGAATTATTATCAGAACTGAATTTCGATGTCATTTGTCCAAATTTATTAGAAGAAGAGACAATTTTTGATTATTCTCAAGAGGAAATTGCTTATGGAGATTTTATGAAGAGCGTAGGTTTCACTGACGCTACACAAAAAATAAAATCGTTATTATCAGATGTTAAAGATAATTACGAAAAAATATGTATTATTGGATTTAGTATAGGGGCTACTATTGCTTGGTTTTGTAGTGAGGAAGAATGTGTAGATGGAATAGTTGGATACTATGGTTCACGTATTAGGAATTATGTAGAATTAACACCACAAACTCCAACACTGCTATTCTTTCCACAAGAAGAACACTCTTTTAATGTGGACGATTTAATTTCGACTTTAAATCAAAAGAATATTGAAGTACATAAATTTAACGGAAAACATGGATTTAGTGACCCTTACTCTCCAAATTATAATTTTAAATCTGCACAAAAAGCATTTAATGAAATGATGAATTTTATAATAAACATACATTAAGTTAGCTGATGTGTTACTAAGCTATAAGGGATTTCCTTAAACAAGGGAAACTTTTTTCTTTTGATGCTAACGGGTAGCGATCCTTAAAGAAGCAGGGACTGCTCTTTTTCTTATTGAAGTAACGAGCAGGATACTGATGCAAGGAGCTGCCTCTTTAGTCACCCATGACGAAGGACAGCTCTTTTTGCTTGTATTAATGTTATTGACAATTTCCAGCAAGGATTATACCTTCTAAGACAGGAGCACCTGAAGTGCCAGCCAACAAATTAAAAGGGCGTACTGATACACGCGAGTTTGGCGTAACGGATGCAGCGGTAGGAAGTTCTATTCGGGATGACCAAGTAGGTGGGTCTTCCGGAGTAGCAAATAACTGGTTTCCAAAGCTACCAGTCCCGGGAATGATGATTTCACCTGTATACTTGTCAAAATTACCGAAAACTTGAGGCTGCGGTAAGGTTACCATAATGCTCACAGCCTGACCTCCTCTTGGACCAAAATTCACATAAGCTACGCCACCTGTACCGAATGGTACTCTCCCTCGGGGCCGTAAAGACGTACAGCAGGGGTAAGGGATTAAACCCGGAACGCAGAGGATGTCCCCGGGGAATAATACATTAGGATTTGGAATATGGGGATTGTTAACTGCAAGTGCTTCTATTCTTACTCTGAATATCTGCGCAATGGTATAGAACGTGTCTCCTGGAATTACGGTGTACCGACCCAAAAACCCCGGTGGACAGTTCCCTGGTATTCTTGCTTGTTGTCTATACATAAATCTGCCTCCCAATCGTAAAAACCTTATTTTACGGTATGTAGTAAGCTTTAAAGTGGGTATGCTTTTTGGAATTATGAATTAATTATCATCAAAACAGTAAAAACACTATTGTTGTTATGACTGGTTCTACAGTGAATCTTAACAGCAATCAGTAATAAATGGTTAGGGGGAAAGTGATGAGTGTGATATTTTAACCTAGTAGTTTAAAGGATGAAATTATAGGACTTATAGAGTTTTTTAAAGAAAATGATACGGTTTTGCCTTGTTTTCATGCAATGTAAGGGGAGGATTTATTTAAGAAGGTACTATAGATTTCATCTCGAATTATATAATGTGAGTTACTATCATTCATTAGTTGAGGTGAGCTGTCTTGAGCAGAGTTGAGAACAGTAAAAAGTTAAATTTAGAACGTATCGTTTTTATTGGAAGAACTTACGAGGAATATCTTAATATGTTCTTGCTTTCAAAAGAAGAGTTGTTTGGAAAGAAAGTTCTTGATTGCCCTGCAGGTGCATGTTCTTTTACTGCTGTAGGTAACAAGTTAGGATTAGACATTATTGCTTGTGATATTGCTTATTATCACTCTGGCAATTTACTTAAATCAAAAGGACTTCAAGATATTGAACATGCGATGGTTCATATGGAAAAAGCGTTTGATAACTATAATTGGGATTTCTTTAGAGACATAGCAGATTTAAAATCTCATAGACTTAGTGCCTTAACAAATTGTTCAAATGACATGCTAGAGAATGGTGAAAAGTACATTCCTGTTACGTTACCTACATTACCGTTTAAAGACGATCAATTTGATATCGTTCTATCTGCTCATTTTTTATTTATGTATGGAGATAGATTAGACTATCAATTTCATATTAATACTTTAAAAGAGTTGTTAAGAGTAACTAAGCTAGAGTTACGAATTTTCCCATTAGTGAACTTAGAAGGAAAAAGGTATGAAGAATTAGATAACATTATAAAATCTTTAAAAAGTTGGGGTTATGAAGTCACAGAAATAGCCGTCAACTACGAATTTCAAATAAATGCAAATTCAATGTTGAAAGTAAGGAAGTTGACGAGATAAGAAAGACTCAATAAAGAGCTAGTAAGCACGTTAATTATTTCCTGATTTCTATAAAAACAAATTAAATTAGCATCTAAAAGAGTAGTTCCAAGCTGCTCATGCTTTAAATGAGATATCTCTCTTTAACTAATCGTTTGCTACTCTTAAAAAAATGGTGCCGATTATTAATAGTATGTAAATGTACAAATAAAATATAAAGGAGAAATGAAATGGAAGTATTTGTGCAGCATATTGATGCATTTAGTTCAGTTCCAAACAAAGGGAACCCAGCTGGTGTAGTGCTTGATGGAGATAATTACACTGAATTACAAATGCTAGAGATAGCAAAGAAAGTGGGATTCAATGAAACTGTATTTGTAGTCGCATCAGAAATCGCTGACTTTAGATTCAGATACTTTACTCCAGGTCATGAGAATAACCTTTGTGGTCATGCAACTATGGGGGCTATCTATGCATTAAAGATGAATGGGGATTTGAAATCCGACGAAATAGCAATCGAAACAAATGTAGGCGTTCTACCTTTAGTAATAGAATGTTCTAGTATAAAAATGAAACAAGCTAAACCTACATTTAAAGAATTTCGGGGCTCGAGATTAGAGTTAGCGAAATCAATCGGATTGTCCGAAAAAGAATTACATCCTGATTACCCTATTATGTATGGGAGTACCGGAATTTGGACGTTAATTATTCCAATAAAAAAGCTATCGAGTTTTGTGAAAATGAATCCTCAAACCGACACATTCCCAGAAGTTTTAAATGAAATGCCAAGGGCTTCTCTACATCCTTTTTGTTTTGAAGTAAGAGATAAAGAAAGCTTTATGCATGGTAGACACTTCTCTTCCCCCTATTCAGGTACGATTGAAGATGCCGTAACAGGAACCGCATCTGGTGTAATGGGAGCTTATTATCAAAAATTTGTACATAGAGAAATACAATTACCTTCAACCCTTATTGTTGAACAAGGACATGAAATGAATAAAGATGGAAAGGTATATGTACATTTGGAAGGTCAACGTGATGAATTAGATGTATATATCTCTGGAAACGCAGTTCATGTTAAAGAATTTATGGTAGAGCTGAATGAAATGTAACAATTGATTACGACTGGTCTGCGGTACTTTATTGTAATAAAGGTTTGCAATTCCTCTTCGAATACATTAAAGAGTTTTCCATAAACGGTGGCCTACTTACACCTAAGCCCTAAAAAATCCCTTTCCAACAAGGATTGGTTCTTATTCATGACTCCAATCTTCCATTAAAACGTTCATTTTCATAGAAAAACCAAACAAGCTTGCTGCTTTTTCTACGTTTCTAGAAAAACAGCAAACTTGTTGTCTTATGAATGGTAATAGCTTAGCACTTCTTTCCAATCTGCTGGTTTCCCGTTCGCACGGTGCTCAGTTTGGAGACTTATTAAGAAGATAACTTATGACTTTCTATTGATTCATTATGTAAAACAAGTAATCATCTGATGGGCGCTCATTTCACCCTGATCAATAAGCTCTAAATTACGTATAGAATCCAGAACCGACTCTCCTGTTGTAAGTAAGAATTTTTTGCAAAACCTTTAAGTCCGTAGGGCAAAGTGTTGTTACCATACATGATAAAGAAAATTCCTTAGACAACCCCGTTTCTTTATTATAATTTAGAAAGATCTCTGCCTGAGAATGATTTATTGCAGCAAGTGTAGTGAACGGTGCCTTTCGTTCATAGAACCAAGGAAAAGATCACGAATAGTAATTTCATCCTGCTACACCTACAAGATCCACATCGAACAAAAAATC
This window encodes:
- a CDS encoding response regulator transcription factor, whose amino-acid sequence is MNIRMLIVDDEPVICQGLVQTIPWESLGVEVVDTAFNGKQALQKLEQQSIDLILTDISMPEMDGLALAEYMVQEYPDTKMIIISGFDNFDYARQALRLGIEDYLLKPVDVDELMGLVRIVTKKIVMQKEKKRSQVHDWIAQLLLHALFHTPVSETIKAKQDTLFGAYRLLISEVSGYSQLQETLPLDTFEQMNEMVKSVVGTTLETCGIQQVSLFGHENELLTLCYSEDPEVLSNWRIHDVWTEVMKQTPYPLQTVASSIGGSFSTCFSHYQQALRLLDHQRGHGEGISFEGVQSDKVTLYPAEAEVALLEAVLKHDESRVETCIAQTVSELAAKGQSLSHIVHVCRELELVLKRKLQERLPNKAFDDIELRLQGEVDLRLLNTSTAIEQIFLRDMVGFLGELKENEHNHWVIENIKRYINKHYQQDLRAAEVAELHFITPNYFSMLFKQETGQSFSEYLNGLRIQKSSELLLNTSNKVFEIAEYVGYKEYKYFVQVFKKQVGLTPTHYRRLNASHETRKKQI
- a CDS encoding cache domain-containing sensor histidine kinase, giving the protein MNGAALFQRLNEKGLSLTMNKWGSFRHWSLRWKSVLILLSLILIPALTISLLVYYQSNAILEKQVIERTEQNLRQIESNLLDVMEEVEELSSYIIYSEEFRQYMTLPVDGEESEPEEMQRLQDHIRGFFTFHLNNKTYFNSAQIEGINGAQLHLGERMGGDESFWEDTAREELGKVVWTDPYILTRRGWTTGNYTILSLFRVINNLYDISEPIGQVKIRLDERELFAHMTNSYLDPNYEMILLQEEGLVLSHRNPDLVGDLYPNEDVIFNMQSEEALFQYEDRGETYYGVTRKVAGTDLSLVSTISEEYILDEFIGIRKTMQIIMSVAGMIGLVAIAGFMLTIIKPITELTRETKRLEEGDFTAQVKVRSQDEIGQLGSRFNKAVARIQHLIETKYKLEIQNKESELKALQSQINPHFLYNTLDMIRWTARLEQAFETGKSIEHLSGLFRISLSQGKLLISLKDEMNYVQSYLELQKRRLGGQLTFSLRMEASIEQALILKLILQPLVENSLRHGFRELNQANAITIRAYREGAFVLIDVFDNGKGFHVDVDVFNESLNEENRDGDGFALRNTHERLVKTFGENGGLMAIASDKGAHIRVRIPYVESEAERRQLLEKEDAAHEHTDADRG
- a CDS encoding extracellular solute-binding protein, encoding MNGRERRNYVYTGTAVCMLTMLAACGGDTEDASGSGSNEVVELSFWASANPDRDDFKLTVDRVEQFNEEHDDIQLNIETTPHADYRTRLNTQAAGGQLPDIFQVWPGAELQPLVDGEAVGSLTNILDNWTDNGLLNEDALADFTFDGEAYAIPSVQNPTSFVFYNIDMLNELGYDEFPQTYDEFKQLIGDLRDEDTTPIALGNSASWVLQSVYISTIADRFTGNDFIPQVLEGERSFTDPEFVEALEVIEELVEIDAFNEDLNTIDDNQMIEYFLQERSAMVIDGNWGAISILTNKTDEMNVGIAPIPLGDSGTISTVYGNAWSLNADLSDEKREAGETFLKWMFNEEFYQDLIGVGRVVAAEVDMPEEADLDPLFLDMLQLSQEAPPAPVYDAVLPQAVNNVLQNELQAITIGRSTPEEAAQNIQNTVNAQ
- a CDS encoding DUF3231 family protein, translating into MGIMSGNPQDEPMHYGEVFSTWNYLMVCNKNIADTQMLLNHVGDNDLKKLLLESIDAAKSEAKQISELLKTNGVALPPAAPEPPSVDLNAIPVGARFPDPDVAATAAGATATGLVTCSQIMAQSIREDIAMMFGQFHMAKATLGAKFLKLTKEKGWLIPPPLHHSETEK
- a CDS encoding SAM-dependent methyltransferase, which translates into the protein MSRVENSKKLNLERIVFIGRTYEEYLNMFLLSKEELFGKKVLDCPAGACSFTAVGNKLGLDIIACDIAYYHSGNLLKSKGLQDIEHAMVHMEKAFDNYNWDFFRDIADLKSHRLSALTNCSNDMLENGEKYIPVTLPTLPFKDDQFDIVLSAHFLFMYGDRLDYQFHINTLKELLRVTKLELRIFPLVNLEGKRYEELDNIIKSLKSWGYEVTEIAVNYEFQINANSMLKVRKLTR
- a CDS encoding PhzF family phenazine biosynthesis protein, with amino-acid sequence MEVFVQHIDAFSSVPNKGNPAGVVLDGDNYTELQMLEIAKKVGFNETVFVVASEIADFRFRYFTPGHENNLCGHATMGAIYALKMNGDLKSDEIAIETNVGVLPLVIECSSIKMKQAKPTFKEFRGSRLELAKSIGLSEKELHPDYPIMYGSTGIWTLIIPIKKLSSFVKMNPQTDTFPEVLNEMPRASLHPFCFEVRDKESFMHGRHFSSPYSGTIEDAVTGTASGVMGAYYQKFVHREIQLPSTLIVEQGHEMNKDGKVYVHLEGQRDELDVYISGNAVHVKEFMVELNEM